ACGCCTGGCCATCGTCGACGGACAAAAGCTCCTCGACTACGAGATCGAGATCGAAGGGCGCGAACAGCGCAAGGGCAACATCTACAAGGCCGTCGTCACCCGGGTCGAGCCATCGCTCGAAGCCTGTTTCGTCGACTACGGCGAAGACCGCCACGGTTTCCTGCCGTTCAAGGAAATCTCCCGCCAGTATTTCGCCCCCGGCGTCTCCGCCGGCCAGGCCCGCATCAACGAAGTGATCCGCGAAGGCCAGGAGCTGCTGGTCCAGGTCGAGAAGGAAGAGCGCGGCAACAAGGGCGCGGCCCTCACCACCTTCATCAGCCTGGCCGGCCGCTACGTGGTGCTCATGCCCAACAACCCGCGCGGCGGCGGCGTGTCGCGCCGCATCGAGGGCGAGGATCGGGCCGAGCTCAAGGAAAACATGGACCAGTTGGAATACCCCAACGGCATGTCCATCATCGCCCGCACCGCCGGCATCGGCCGCTCGGCGCCCGAACTGCAGTGGGACCTGAACTACCTGCTCAAGCTCTGGACCGCCGTCGAAGGCGCGTCCAAGGGTGCCAAGGGCGCCTTCCTGATCTACCAGGAATCCAGCCTCGTCATCCGCGCCATCCGTGACTACTTCAATCACGACATCGGCGACATCCTGATAGACACCGACGACATCTACGAGCAGGCGCACCAGTTCATGGCGCACGTCATGCCCGAGCATGCCAACCGGGTCAAGCGCTACCGCGACGACGCCGCGCTGTTCAGCCGCTTCCAGATCGAGCACCAGATCGAATCGGCCTACGCCCGCACCGTGCAGCTGCCCTCGGGCGGTGCCATCGTCATCGACCACACCGAAGCGCTGGTCTCGATCGACGTCAACTCCGCACGCGCCATCAAGGGCAGCGACATCGAGGAAACCGCCACCCGCACCAACCTGGAAGCTGCCGACGAAGTGGCCCGCCAGATGCGCCTGCGCGACCTCGGCGGCCTGATCGTCATCGACTTCATCGACATGGACGAGAGCAAGAACCGTCGCGAGGTGGAAAGCCGCCTGCGCGACGCGCTCCGCCAGGACCGTGCCCGCGTGCAGTTCGGCACCATCAGCAAGTTCGGCCTCATGGAAATGAGTCGCCAGCGCCTCAAGCCCGCGCTGTCTGAAGGCTCCTCCATTCCCTGCCCGCGTTGCGGCGGCGCCGGCCATATCCGCGACACCGAAAGCTCCGCGCTGCAGACGCTGCGGATCATTCAGGAAGAGTCCATGAAGGACAACACCGCCGCGGTCCATGTGCAGGTCCCGGTCGAAGTGGCGTCCTTCCTGCTCAACGAGAAGCGCAACGAAATCACCAAGATCGAGCTCAAGCAGCGCGTCAATGTGATGCTGGTGCCCAACAAGTCGCTCGACACACCGCACTACAAGCTCGAACGCCTCAAGCACGACGATCCGCGTCTCGACAGCATCCAGGCCAGCTACGCGCTCGCCGAGGAAGTCGAAGACCCGACCACCATCACTCGCCGCTCGCAGGAGCCGACCAACCGGCAGACGCCGGTCATCAAGGGTGTGCTGCCCGATGCACCCGCGCCGCAGCCGGTCGCACGTCCTGCCGCGCCGGTGGCGCAGGCACCGGCGCCCGTGGCCGCGCCCGCGCCGGTCGCAGCGCCGGTCGAAGTCGGTTTCTGGGCCTGGCTCAAGGGACTGTTCAACGCCGAGCCGGCACCGGCGCCCGCACCGGTCGCAGCGCCTGCGCCGGCAGCGGCTGCGGCTGCGGCCGACGACCGTCGCGGCGGACGCGGCGG
The nucleotide sequence above comes from Xylophilus sp. GOD-11R. Encoded proteins:
- a CDS encoding Rne/Rng family ribonuclease, yielding MKRMLINATQSEERRLAIVDGQKLLDYEIEIEGREQRKGNIYKAVVTRVEPSLEACFVDYGEDRHGFLPFKEISRQYFAPGVSAGQARINEVIREGQELLVQVEKEERGNKGAALTTFISLAGRYVVLMPNNPRGGGVSRRIEGEDRAELKENMDQLEYPNGMSIIARTAGIGRSAPELQWDLNYLLKLWTAVEGASKGAKGAFLIYQESSLVIRAIRDYFNHDIGDILIDTDDIYEQAHQFMAHVMPEHANRVKRYRDDAALFSRFQIEHQIESAYARTVQLPSGGAIVIDHTEALVSIDVNSARAIKGSDIEETATRTNLEAADEVARQMRLRDLGGLIVIDFIDMDESKNRREVESRLRDALRQDRARVQFGTISKFGLMEMSRQRLKPALSEGSSIPCPRCGGAGHIRDTESSALQTLRIIQEESMKDNTAAVHVQVPVEVASFLLNEKRNEITKIELKQRVNVMLVPNKSLDTPHYKLERLKHDDPRLDSIQASYALAEEVEDPTTITRRSQEPTNRQTPVIKGVLPDAPAPQPVARPAAPVAQAPAPVAAPAPVAAPVEVGFWAWLKGLFNAEPAPAPAPVAAPAPAAAAAAADDRRGGRGGRRDARGEGRGENRGEGRSGRRDGRPGEGRGGEPRGERAGANGERTERSERTERGERPDRGERAERGERGETRAPRGGDRAERGDRPPREGGRPAGRGPRDAERLAPAPEAVADAAALGAVGPDAALVTEEPRRDEAPRRERGERGEGGRGRGRGSRGPRTEGQALPEDASADGALAPTTEAGVDAPADGNTAPAATPDGERPRRSRDRYGRERRDRNDRAERAPLDNGDTAQASDAAEHAAPAQGGIFDAFRAPAPVAEPAEPANLTAPVDSDPVAPAPAARAPRPRRERSEHGERGERGERALRQQEPSVSADALPAESAVAPVTEVAAPVVSPVEASVAATTAPTMSLTEAPALAVAPVPTPAPVEQAAPAPIAAPAPARFVLPVEELVKVAEGSGLQWVNSDSEKIAAAQAAMAAEPQPIRVPRERPPAVVLDDGPLVLVETRRDLAAMKLPFEQQQQN